In Pelagicoccus sp. SDUM812003, the following are encoded in one genomic region:
- a CDS encoding SDR family oxidoreductase, whose protein sequence is MILDRKSCLITGATSGIGKEIARRFLQEGARVAVNYRSDDEKKERTERELWSLLDGQKRPRTDLLMVRADVSEKPSVEQMFEQTISQFGTLHVLVNNAGVESECPSERLNWEDATGELDVNLRGPTLCSLQAIRHFLERNVSGCILNNTSVHEVIPKPGFLPYSIAKGGLRMLTRTLALEFAQRGIRVNAVGAGVVDTKMNSALDDPTTRRKVSEHVPQRRVIEPEEIASAFLYLASDQAKSVTGQTLFVDGGLTLYPDFQENWSSP, encoded by the coding sequence ATGATTCTAGACCGCAAATCATGCCTGATCACCGGAGCCACCTCCGGTATCGGAAAGGAGATCGCTCGCCGGTTTCTGCAAGAAGGCGCCCGCGTCGCCGTAAACTATCGATCCGATGACGAAAAGAAAGAGCGAACCGAAAGGGAATTGTGGTCATTGCTCGACGGACAGAAGCGCCCCCGAACCGATCTGCTCATGGTGCGGGCTGACGTTTCCGAAAAGCCGTCGGTCGAGCAGATGTTCGAGCAGACCATATCCCAATTCGGCACCTTGCACGTACTCGTCAACAACGCTGGGGTGGAAAGCGAATGTCCCTCGGAAAGACTGAACTGGGAGGACGCGACGGGCGAGCTGGACGTCAATCTGCGCGGTCCCACCCTTTGCTCTCTGCAAGCGATTCGCCATTTCCTGGAGCGAAACGTTTCAGGATGCATCTTGAACAATACCAGCGTGCACGAAGTGATCCCAAAACCAGGCTTTCTGCCCTACTCGATCGCCAAAGGCGGACTTCGCATGCTCACTCGCACCCTAGCCTTGGAATTCGCCCAGCGCGGCATCCGCGTCAACGCGGTGGGAGCCGGGGTCGTCGACACCAAAATGAACTCCGCCCTCGACGACCCGACGACACGGCGAAAGGTCTCCGAGCACGTGCCGCAGCGACGCGTGATCGAACCCGAGGAGATCGCCAGCGCCTTCCTGTATCTCGCTTCGGATCAGGCGAAAAGCGTCACTGGCCAAACCCTCTTCGTGGATGGCGGTCTCACCTTGTATCCCGATTTCCAAGAAAACTGGTCCTCCCCCTAG
- a CDS encoding Rho termination factor N-terminal domain-containing protein gives MAAQDHGPSIKDDEQYQALRDKGMSKEKAARIANTSRTKAAKKGGRASPYEDWSKNELAERAAELDIEERSKMNKDQLIEALRNH, from the coding sequence ATGGCAGCCCAAGACCACGGACCCTCCATCAAGGACGACGAACAGTACCAGGCCTTGCGCGACAAGGGCATGAGCAAGGAGAAAGCGGCCCGCATCGCCAATACCAGCAGAACCAAGGCGGCCAAAAAGGGAGGCCGAGCGTCACCGTACGAGGACTGGTCCAAGAACGAACTCGCCGAGCGAGCCGCCGAGCTCGACATCGAAGAACGCTCCAAGATGAACAAGGACCAGCTGATCGAAGCCTTGCGAAACCACTAG
- a CDS encoding methyl-accepting chemotaxis protein has protein sequence MKDNTYETSNQKNGVAVARRNGDSVLASPRVNGFGSKPVEKKDKGDEKEVARKLAQKKAQARTLARAQAAAEKLSAASEEVSSSINEASSAVNELESTMQQVASGAAQSASASEESRAAINQIEKAATIANERSSASLEKTNALQELVVSTTLDIENLIAGVNDSAKSNIESAKMIAELETHSDEIGKIVHAVARIADQTNLLALNAAIEAARAGEHGKGFAVVADEVRNLAEMSEKSARGIQEVINEIQAQVKVVSADSEQAGNKGREEVEKAKTITRDLQTISKDMGDVRDSVQSISASAQQSQNGAREYLKGAEQVAAASEQASSGCEQALKTVQEQTKAYSEMNQASADLAQLAESLKNSTDIMKSAEELAAAAEELSANTEEVNRSSGEIAAAIDQIDKAAAIQSKVAEANNKTGEELREAATNMNERSNAGAERARAIKKLLGTNKANIDKMISEVSSSAEEAAKSAQNVLELEERTRRIDKIVDSIVMVTVQTNMLAVNGNVEAARAGDYGRGFSVVAADIRSLANESSENADRIKDLVKTIQAQITRVASDIELTGKTAAAEAVNAKKSTANLERIEKDIDDVLLGIEEVSVGAGQSLKALDEAAAASEQISSAAEEMSRATQEAASAAEEGSKAAQEIAQAVEEIASQADELQHA, from the coding sequence GTGAAAGATAATACATACGAAACCAGCAATCAGAAGAATGGCGTGGCCGTAGCGCGTCGCAATGGGGACAGCGTCCTTGCTTCGCCCCGTGTCAATGGGTTTGGCAGCAAACCTGTGGAAAAGAAAGACAAGGGAGACGAAAAGGAAGTCGCTCGCAAGCTTGCCCAGAAGAAGGCTCAGGCCCGCACCTTGGCTCGCGCTCAGGCCGCGGCGGAAAAGCTGTCCGCAGCTTCGGAGGAGGTTTCCAGCTCGATCAACGAAGCGAGTTCGGCGGTTAACGAGCTGGAAAGCACTATGCAGCAGGTTGCATCCGGCGCCGCTCAATCGGCTTCAGCTTCCGAGGAAAGCCGTGCAGCGATCAACCAGATCGAAAAGGCGGCGACCATCGCCAACGAGCGTTCCAGTGCCTCGCTAGAAAAGACCAACGCTCTTCAGGAGCTGGTGGTATCCACCACCTTGGACATCGAAAACCTGATCGCTGGAGTCAACGACAGCGCAAAGTCGAATATCGAGTCGGCCAAAATGATCGCCGAGCTGGAAACGCACTCCGACGAGATCGGAAAGATTGTGCATGCTGTCGCTCGCATTGCGGACCAGACGAATCTTCTGGCCCTTAACGCCGCCATCGAGGCGGCTCGGGCCGGCGAGCACGGCAAGGGTTTCGCCGTCGTGGCGGACGAGGTTCGCAATCTCGCGGAGATGAGCGAAAAGAGCGCTCGCGGTATTCAGGAGGTCATCAATGAAATCCAGGCTCAGGTGAAGGTGGTGTCTGCCGACTCCGAACAGGCGGGCAACAAGGGCCGCGAAGAGGTGGAAAAGGCAAAAACCATCACCCGCGATCTGCAAACCATCTCCAAGGATATGGGCGATGTGCGGGACAGCGTGCAGTCGATTTCGGCCAGCGCTCAGCAATCCCAGAACGGCGCCCGCGAGTACCTGAAAGGCGCCGAGCAAGTGGCGGCCGCCTCCGAGCAAGCGTCCTCTGGCTGCGAACAGGCTTTGAAGACCGTTCAGGAGCAGACCAAGGCTTATAGCGAAATGAACCAGGCGTCGGCGGACCTGGCTCAACTGGCCGAGTCGCTGAAGAACTCCACGGATATCATGAAGTCGGCCGAGGAGCTGGCGGCCGCGGCGGAAGAGCTTTCCGCGAACACCGAGGAAGTGAATCGTTCCTCAGGCGAAATCGCCGCCGCCATCGATCAGATCGACAAGGCCGCAGCCATCCAGAGCAAGGTGGCCGAGGCCAACAACAAAACCGGCGAAGAGCTTCGCGAGGCGGCGACCAACATGAACGAGCGCTCTAATGCTGGCGCCGAGCGAGCTAGAGCGATCAAAAAGCTGCTAGGGACCAACAAGGCCAACATCGACAAGATGATCTCCGAAGTGAGCTCATCTGCCGAAGAAGCGGCCAAGTCCGCCCAGAACGTGCTCGAGCTCGAGGAGCGTACCCGCCGCATCGATAAGATTGTGGACTCCATCGTGATGGTGACTGTTCAGACCAACATGCTGGCGGTCAACGGCAACGTCGAAGCGGCCCGAGCCGGCGATTACGGGCGCGGTTTCTCCGTAGTGGCTGCGGACATACGTTCCTTGGCTAACGAGAGCAGCGAAAACGCGGATCGAATCAAGGACTTGGTCAAGACCATCCAGGCCCAGATCACCCGTGTCGCCAGCGACATCGAACTCACCGGCAAGACGGCAGCCGCGGAAGCGGTGAACGCCAAGAAGTCGACGGCCAACCTCGAGCGCATCGAGAAGGACATCGACGATGTGCTGCTTGGCATCGAGGAAGTTTCGGTGGGCGCGGGCCAGTCGCTCAAGGCTCTCGACGAAGCTGCGGCAGCGTCAGAGCAAATCAGTTCGGCTGCCGAAGAAATGTCCCGGGCTACTCAGGAAGCGGCTTCGGCAGCGGAAGAAGGTTCCAAGGCAGCTCAGGAGATCGCTCAAGCTGTCGAGGAAATCGCTTCTCAGGCGGACGAGCTGCAGCACGCGTAA
- a CDS encoding chemotaxis protein CheW, with product MPKKQNKPQEGPVDTMEAPVEAPPTATLERPEESAVSETLRGADENQLVTFCIEGQEFAFDIMSVQEIIRQPQMARIPMASSYVEGVANLRGNILPVIDTRARFGLSRSEETDQTRVLVLDIDGTQTGLRVDQVRQVTRVQSAEEEPPPEVVKGVSEDFLRSVIKLDDGKRIILELDPKAVCRIGDSVRSQSKGGKKAGLGESASSRSSNHENTDAMEQIVTFQLGEEEFAFPMDKVREILRVQRPSAVPDTPEHVMGVLTIRDKILPVIDLRILLGQTPLTDGIVADVESVREQCVQWLESTRNLVRSKDADRIEVTILEQAQRWVYTMNPASQVLIDTLAKIRNGLDNVTRDARKLATLSQESSDEKSPAHAFFENAVEGSCKQVIDSLKEYVLQVPDNVLEDQRLIVVDALGAQLALVVDKVREVMNVSRDDIEASAGLNSEDGAELSGIAKLDEGKRLILILESSKLLDERVAAKLKALGGDQTGDGLGEREGAGAHGKGASSDEQQYITFRLAEEEYAIPINQIQEIDRYSKMTRTPKAPAYMEGVANLRGEVIPVINARTRFDLEGRTPDDRTRVIIMDRDGKKTGLMVDSVNEVLNLAARDIAAPPATMSHSVDREFISGIGKINSGKRMVVLLDIDSVVGG from the coding sequence ATGCCTAAAAAGCAAAACAAGCCGCAGGAGGGTCCCGTCGATACGATGGAGGCTCCCGTAGAGGCGCCGCCCACGGCGACGCTGGAGCGGCCAGAAGAGTCCGCGGTCTCCGAGACGCTTCGAGGAGCGGACGAGAACCAGCTCGTCACGTTCTGCATCGAAGGTCAGGAGTTCGCGTTCGACATCATGTCGGTGCAGGAGATTATCCGTCAGCCGCAGATGGCCCGCATCCCCATGGCGTCAAGCTATGTGGAAGGAGTGGCCAACCTGCGAGGAAACATCCTGCCAGTTATCGATACGCGAGCTCGCTTCGGCCTGTCCCGATCGGAAGAGACGGACCAGACTCGAGTGCTGGTGCTCGACATCGATGGAACGCAAACAGGATTGCGCGTCGATCAAGTGCGCCAGGTTACTCGCGTGCAGAGCGCCGAGGAAGAGCCGCCTCCCGAAGTGGTCAAAGGCGTCAGCGAAGACTTCCTTCGCAGCGTGATCAAGCTGGACGATGGCAAGCGCATCATTCTCGAGCTCGACCCGAAAGCGGTCTGTAGGATTGGCGATTCGGTTCGCTCCCAGTCAAAGGGCGGCAAGAAGGCCGGTCTCGGCGAATCCGCTTCTTCTCGTAGCTCGAATCACGAGAATACCGACGCCATGGAGCAGATCGTGACCTTTCAGCTTGGCGAGGAGGAGTTCGCCTTCCCGATGGACAAGGTGCGCGAGATTCTGCGCGTACAGCGACCCAGTGCGGTGCCAGATACGCCCGAGCACGTGATGGGTGTTCTGACCATTCGCGACAAGATCCTGCCAGTTATCGACCTGCGTATTCTGCTAGGGCAGACGCCATTGACCGATGGCATCGTGGCCGATGTGGAAAGCGTGCGCGAGCAGTGCGTCCAATGGCTCGAATCGACGCGTAACTTGGTCAGATCCAAGGACGCCGATCGCATCGAGGTTACCATTCTGGAGCAGGCTCAGCGTTGGGTTTATACCATGAACCCCGCCAGCCAAGTGCTCATCGATACCTTGGCCAAGATCCGCAATGGTCTGGACAACGTAACGCGTGACGCTCGCAAGCTGGCGACCCTCTCTCAGGAGTCTAGTGACGAGAAAAGCCCGGCCCACGCGTTTTTTGAAAACGCGGTCGAAGGATCCTGCAAGCAAGTGATCGACAGTCTTAAGGAATACGTCCTGCAGGTGCCCGATAATGTTTTGGAAGACCAACGACTGATCGTGGTAGACGCTCTCGGCGCGCAACTCGCTCTGGTGGTGGACAAGGTGCGGGAGGTGATGAATGTCTCTCGCGACGACATCGAGGCCTCGGCTGGCTTGAACAGCGAAGATGGTGCGGAGCTTTCTGGCATCGCCAAGCTCGACGAAGGCAAACGCCTGATCCTTATCCTCGAATCATCCAAGCTGCTCGACGAACGAGTAGCGGCCAAGCTGAAAGCTTTGGGTGGCGATCAAACTGGCGACGGCCTGGGCGAACGCGAAGGGGCAGGGGCTCATGGCAAAGGCGCGAGCTCGGACGAGCAGCAATACATCACCTTCCGTCTTGCGGAAGAGGAGTACGCGATCCCCATAAACCAAATACAGGAGATCGACCGCTATTCCAAGATGACCCGCACTCCCAAGGCTCCGGCCTACATGGAAGGCGTGGCCAATCTGCGCGGCGAAGTCATTCCGGTGATCAACGCTCGAACCCGTTTCGATCTCGAAGGTCGCACGCCAGACGATCGCACGCGTGTGATTATCATGGATCGCGACGGCAAGAAGACCGGGTTGATGGTCGATTCGGTCAACGAGGTGCTCAACCTCGCTGCTCGCGACATCGCGGCTCCGCCAGCGACTATGTCGCACAGCGTGGACCGCGAGTTCATCTCCGGAATCGGCAAGATCAACTCCGGCAAACGCATGGTCGTGCTGCTCGATATCGACAGCGTGGTCGGCGGCTAG
- a CDS encoding chemotaxis response regulator protein-glutamate methylesterase encodes MAKHKVLIADDSALMRRTLRKIIEADDELELVAYARDGADAVAKAKELQPDVISLDINMPVMDGVTALQHILELEICPVVMVSSLTQRGAATTFECMELGAFDFVAKPGGTVSSDMSAVQQELVKKLKFAARGRHSNRLATRRRRARLDAVQLPSTASLRSASGRFRAIAIGISTGGPGTIMDVLPRIPAETNGAVFLVQHMPANFIGSFVSRLDKACALTVVEAESGQKVEPGYCYVASGDKQMTFYRRASGAVYVRTPTTPKTLYTPSVDVMFDSCLSVYGADTIGVIMTGIGDDGAAALQRIRSAGGHTIAESEETAVVYGMPREAVARGAALEVLPCWDVAAAIQRAI; translated from the coding sequence ATGGCCAAACACAAAGTACTGATCGCTGACGATTCGGCGCTAATGCGCCGCACGCTGCGCAAGATAATCGAGGCGGACGACGAGTTGGAGCTGGTCGCTTACGCCCGTGATGGAGCGGACGCGGTAGCCAAGGCCAAGGAGCTTCAGCCCGACGTGATTTCGCTGGATATCAACATGCCGGTGATGGACGGGGTGACCGCGTTGCAGCACATTCTCGAACTGGAGATCTGTCCGGTGGTCATGGTGTCGTCGCTCACTCAGCGTGGGGCCGCGACGACCTTCGAGTGCATGGAGCTGGGAGCCTTCGACTTCGTGGCCAAGCCAGGCGGCACGGTCAGCTCGGACATGAGCGCCGTGCAGCAGGAGCTGGTGAAGAAACTCAAGTTCGCGGCTCGCGGCCGCCATAGCAACCGTCTGGCCACTCGCCGTCGACGGGCGCGATTGGACGCTGTCCAGTTGCCGTCGACAGCGAGTCTGCGATCGGCCTCTGGTCGTTTCAGAGCGATAGCGATCGGCATTTCTACCGGAGGTCCTGGCACCATCATGGACGTGCTTCCACGAATCCCTGCGGAAACCAACGGCGCTGTCTTTCTCGTCCAGCATATGCCGGCCAACTTTATCGGATCCTTCGTTAGCCGTCTGGACAAGGCCTGCGCTCTCACCGTGGTAGAAGCCGAATCGGGGCAGAAGGTGGAGCCTGGCTATTGCTACGTGGCCAGCGGCGATAAGCAGATGACCTTCTATCGTCGGGCCAGCGGAGCGGTGTACGTGCGCACACCGACCACGCCCAAGACGCTCTACACGCCTTCGGTGGACGTCATGTTCGACTCCTGTCTCTCAGTCTACGGGGCGGACACCATCGGCGTGATCATGACCGGCATTGGCGATGATGGAGCGGCGGCCCTGCAGCGCATACGATCCGCGGGTGGACATACCATCGCTGAAAGCGAGGAAACCGCGGTGGTCTACGGCATGCCGCGCGAAGCGGTGGCAAGGGGCGCGGCGCTCGAGGTCCTGCCCTGCTGGGACGTAGCGGCCGCCATTCAAAGAGCGATTTAG
- a CDS encoding HEAT repeat domain-containing protein — MSLEQFIADLDSDDEAARICAAEDIGFENDPSGVSPLVARLAIETQRSVQESLFLAIERIEGDESIAALVDCLRMDDAFCRNEAVMILQRRRQSALPALQALLDDPDPDVRKFALDAVAGWGHEELASFYRRALGDESVNVVITAVEYVGQHRLTFFKEDLERLFLERANPMLQTACLQALLDVGDAQSAELVLRRFPTLEVTPIHLLDDWLRALGKIAGTDRFNTLIGSLAYVGDNYLDSWVDAFVRMGRRAGVTMLEEMMQARILELVTGDALESATRVQLVSFLFGLKANAAVDSALLNCLCDPDPAVRLCVANEALAGKRDVWSGRLSERLALESDSIVRERLREAVLAFEGKARSCR; from the coding sequence ATGAGCTTAGAACAATTCATAGCGGATCTGGACAGCGACGACGAGGCAGCTCGCATATGCGCAGCCGAGGACATTGGCTTCGAGAACGATCCGTCTGGCGTTTCTCCACTGGTGGCGCGGCTCGCAATCGAAACGCAGCGATCCGTGCAGGAAAGCTTGTTTCTGGCGATCGAGCGCATTGAAGGAGATGAGTCCATCGCCGCCCTGGTGGATTGCTTGCGCATGGACGATGCCTTTTGTCGCAACGAGGCAGTGATGATCTTGCAACGCCGCAGGCAGTCAGCCCTGCCTGCTTTGCAGGCCTTGCTGGATGATCCCGATCCCGATGTGCGCAAGTTCGCCCTCGACGCGGTGGCCGGATGGGGACACGAGGAGCTGGCCAGCTTCTACCGTCGAGCCTTGGGAGATGAAAGTGTCAATGTGGTTATCACCGCGGTCGAGTACGTGGGACAGCATCGCTTGACCTTTTTTAAGGAGGACCTCGAGCGCCTTTTTCTCGAACGAGCCAATCCTATGCTGCAGACCGCTTGCCTGCAGGCGCTGCTCGATGTGGGAGACGCTCAGAGCGCTGAGCTGGTGTTGCGACGCTTTCCGACCTTGGAGGTGACGCCGATCCATCTTCTGGACGACTGGCTGCGAGCGCTCGGTAAAATAGCGGGAACCGATCGATTCAACACCTTGATCGGGAGTCTAGCGTATGTGGGAGACAACTACTTGGACTCTTGGGTGGACGCGTTCGTTCGCATGGGTCGGCGAGCTGGAGTAACCATGCTCGAAGAGATGATGCAGGCGCGTATCCTTGAACTGGTGACGGGCGACGCACTCGAGTCTGCCACACGGGTTCAGCTCGTTTCCTTTCTCTTTGGTTTGAAAGCGAACGCTGCGGTGGATAGCGCTTTGCTCAACTGTCTCTGCGACCCCGATCCGGCGGTTCGGCTCTGCGTGGCGAACGAAGCTCTGGCTGGGAAACGCGACGTATGGAGTGGGCGCTTGTCCGAGAGATTGGCTCTCGAAAGCGACTCCATTGTTCGGGAGCGATTGCGTGAGGCCGTCCTGGCCTTCGAAGGAAAGGCCCGCTCATGTCGATGA
- a CDS encoding protein-glutamate O-methyltransferase CheR yields the protein MSMNLSADQYRKIRELIYRHMGVAFDDGKRYFLEKRLETRMSALRIERFDDYLFLLRFPTRGEDELQQFVNEITTNETYMFREFEQLQTFADDCLPETLMRKDSANDRNLRIWCAGCSSGEEAYTLAMILRETVHDLDSWTLELLASDIDETRLGMASRAVYDRRSVAQVPEAYYDRYIEERDGKYHIAPSLKRMVRFENINLHDRKAMRGQRGFDFVFCRNVLIYFDEVSRRGVVDNFYNAMNSGGFIFLGHSESVGRFSTKFALKRLGRSLVYYKN from the coding sequence ATGTCGATGAACCTCAGCGCCGACCAATACCGAAAGATCAGAGAACTGATCTACCGGCACATGGGAGTCGCCTTCGACGATGGCAAGCGCTACTTTCTGGAGAAGCGTTTGGAGACTCGCATGTCCGCCCTGCGAATCGAACGGTTCGACGACTATCTCTTTCTATTGCGATTCCCGACCCGCGGGGAGGATGAGCTGCAGCAGTTCGTTAACGAGATAACGACTAACGAAACCTACATGTTTCGCGAGTTCGAGCAGTTGCAGACCTTCGCCGACGACTGCCTGCCCGAAACGCTCATGCGCAAGGATTCGGCCAACGATCGGAATCTGCGCATCTGGTGCGCGGGCTGCAGCTCAGGGGAGGAGGCATACACCTTGGCTATGATCCTGCGGGAGACGGTGCACGATCTCGACAGCTGGACGCTGGAGCTGCTTGCTTCGGACATCGACGAGACTCGTCTTGGTATGGCGAGTCGAGCTGTTTACGACCGACGTTCGGTGGCCCAAGTGCCCGAGGCCTACTACGATCGCTACATCGAAGAACGTGATGGCAAGTACCACATCGCTCCGTCGCTGAAGCGCATGGTTCGGTTCGAGAATATCAACCTGCACGACCGAAAGGCCATGCGAGGGCAGCGAGGGTTCGACTTCGTCTTTTGTCGCAACGTTTTGATCTACTTCGACGAGGTGTCGCGACGTGGCGTGGTCGATAACTTTTACAACGCCATGAATAGCGGCGGCTTCATTTTCCTAGGCCATTCGGAATCGGTAGGCCGCTTTTCGACGAAATTCGCCCTAAAGCGGCTGGGGAGAAGCTTGGTGTACTACAAAAATTAA
- a CDS encoding response regulator — MKTILIIDDSQTVRNYHKSIVKAGGFRVVTAVDGADGLEKLYLNSVDMVLTDINMQGIDGYEFTRRVRSDRSFERLPIVMISTEGEESDKLKGFEAGANLYMVKPAEPEFILEQIRMFL, encoded by the coding sequence ATGAAAACAATTCTTATAATCGATGATTCCCAGACGGTTCGGAATTATCACAAGAGCATCGTGAAGGCGGGCGGCTTTCGGGTTGTGACTGCGGTCGATGGGGCGGATGGGTTGGAGAAACTCTACCTTAACTCGGTGGATATGGTATTGACCGACATCAACATGCAGGGGATCGACGGCTACGAGTTCACGCGGCGTGTTCGGTCGGATAGAAGTTTCGAACGCCTGCCGATCGTGATGATTTCCACCGAAGGCGAGGAAAGCGACAAGCTCAAGGGCTTCGAGGCCGGAGCGAATCTTTACATGGTCAAGCCCGCTGAGCCCGAGTTCATACTCGAGCAGATACGGATGTTTTTGTAG
- a CDS encoding STAS domain-containing protein, whose translation MKRYDFLQQVQTEIGDRWIKEMMASPGVRADAYGKEKLEAQCRAFLKAFVEVYAMGSEFDQRSLIGEELNALILDVARSRASLGYSSGETAHFIFSLRSVLSKLFSERLAGQPEELLQESMRLNDLCERLAVITMESFMETREQLIQAQAQSILELSNPVIKIWDRVLLCVLIGTVDTARSQQLLESILEGIKKMEARVAIIDITGVQVIDTSVLKHIFTIIRGIRMMGCQVIITGVNPSVASCVTKLDVDLSLFNPKGTLRQGLQDALAIVEPRSA comes from the coding sequence ATGAAACGCTACGACTTCCTGCAACAGGTGCAGACCGAAATTGGAGACAGATGGATCAAGGAGATGATGGCCTCCCCAGGTGTACGGGCGGACGCATATGGAAAGGAGAAGCTGGAGGCTCAGTGCCGCGCTTTTCTGAAGGCGTTCGTTGAGGTGTACGCGATGGGATCGGAATTCGATCAACGCAGTTTGATCGGTGAAGAGCTCAACGCCCTGATTCTCGATGTGGCCCGCTCTCGGGCCAGCCTGGGCTACAGCTCAGGGGAGACGGCTCATTTCATCTTCTCGCTGCGCTCGGTGCTGAGCAAACTCTTTAGCGAAAGGCTGGCGGGCCAGCCGGAGGAGCTGCTGCAGGAAAGCATGCGGCTGAACGATCTTTGCGAGCGTCTTGCGGTGATCACCATGGAAAGCTTCATGGAGACGCGCGAGCAGCTGATCCAAGCTCAAGCGCAGTCCATCCTCGAGCTGTCGAACCCGGTCATCAAGATATGGGATCGGGTCCTGCTGTGCGTCCTGATCGGCACGGTGGATACGGCCCGGTCTCAGCAATTGCTCGAATCCATACTGGAAGGTATCAAGAAAATGGAGGCGCGGGTGGCCATTATCGATATCACCGGTGTCCAAGTAATCGATACTAGCGTGCTCAAGCATATCTTCACCATCATTCGAGGCATCCGCATGATGGGCTGTCAAGTGATCATCACCGGGGTCAATCCATCGGTGGCGAGCTGCGTGACCAAGCTCGACGTGGATCTATCCCTTTTCAACCCCAAGGGCACTCTGCGACAAGGCTTGCAGGATGCTCTCGCCATAGTGGAGCCGCGCAGCGCCTAG
- a CDS encoding STAS domain-containing protein, with amino-acid sequence MSTVLPILKFKQCLITSIHRHLEDEEVSRFQDELLEKVGFCETRYVVIDVSALEIVDTYMTRVLSGLGKSCWMMGSRLVLCGLQPEVAITMVEMRQAITNVQPANDLEHALEIVEADAFAAEGGSI; translated from the coding sequence ATGTCGACCGTTTTACCCATATTGAAGTTCAAGCAGTGCTTGATCACGAGCATCCATCGCCATTTGGAGGACGAGGAGGTTTCCCGTTTTCAGGATGAGCTGTTGGAGAAGGTCGGGTTTTGCGAAACGCGGTACGTGGTGATCGATGTGAGCGCTCTGGAAATCGTGGATACCTACATGACCCGAGTGCTTAGCGGCTTGGGTAAGAGCTGCTGGATGATGGGGAGCCGGCTGGTTCTCTGCGGCCTGCAGCCGGAAGTAGCCATCACCATGGTGGAGATGCGGCAAGCGATCACCAACGTGCAACCAGCCAACGACCTGGAGCATGCATTAGAGATTGTGGAGGCGGATGCGTTCGCAGCGGAAGGCGGATCCATTTGA
- a CDS encoding ATP-binding protein: MSKTIPIRSSADILESREHGRQLARLMGFDRVDQTRIATAISEITRNVLQHSQSTGELSIVEVEEGNCRGLCIRVVDTGCGIKDVGLALEEGYSTASSLGAGIPGTRRIMDEFDITSSEGNGVSVRMVRWLPRRRFA, from the coding sequence ATGAGCAAAACGATACCGATCAGGAGTTCGGCCGACATCTTGGAGTCGCGCGAGCACGGACGTCAACTCGCTCGGTTGATGGGCTTCGACCGGGTGGATCAGACCAGGATTGCGACTGCGATTTCTGAGATCACCCGAAACGTGCTGCAGCATTCGCAAAGCACGGGCGAGCTATCCATCGTAGAGGTGGAGGAAGGAAACTGTCGAGGTCTATGTATACGAGTGGTGGATACAGGGTGTGGAATAAAGGATGTCGGGCTTGCCTTGGAGGAAGGCTACAGCACAGCGAGCAGTCTAGGAGCGGGGATCCCGGGGACGCGGCGAATAATGGACGAGTTCGACATCACAAGTTCGGAAGGCAACGGCGTATCCGTAAGGATGGTACGCTGGCTGCCGAGGAGGAGGTTCGCATAA